Proteins encoded within one genomic window of Clostridiales bacterium:
- a CDS encoding DUF5317 domain-containing protein, with the protein MMLTEAVVLSVLIGYILKGSINNFKNADISYIELAIGSFILEDIVVILIRRNVFFSSSAIFILHAIVYMLLFIFVYFNRKCTGVLIMGAGFFMNAAAIFANGGLMPVSKISAFKANLGYMVDNISSYGLYKLIDKNTLLYPLCDIIPRPYPRPFVISIGDIVISIGMFLFVIKLMGCRSILKNKGKSIEHN; encoded by the coding sequence ATGATGCTTACTGAAGCTGTTGTATTATCTGTTCTAATTGGTTATATTTTAAAGGGAAGCATAAACAATTTTAAGAATGCTGATATTTCATATATTGAACTTGCAATAGGGAGCTTTATACTGGAAGATATTGTGGTGATACTGATAAGGAGAAATGTATTTTTCAGCAGTTCTGCAATATTTATTCTTCATGCGATAGTGTACATGCTTTTATTTATTTTTGTGTATTTTAACAGGAAATGTACCGGCGTGCTTATTATGGGCGCAGGTTTTTTCATGAATGCCGCAGCTATTTTCGCAAACGGAGGGCTTATGCCGGTAAGCAAAATTTCCGCCTTTAAAGCAAACCTCGGCTATATGGTCGATAATATTTCGTCTTATGGCCTATATAAATTGATAGATAAAAATACGCTTCTTTATCCTCTTTGCGATATAATTCCGAGGCCATATCCCCGCCCCTTTGTGATAAGTATAGGCGATATTGTCATTTCAATAGGAATGTTTTTATTTGTAATAAAGCTCATGGGATGCAGGAGTATTTTAAAAAACAAGGGAAAATCAATTGAGCATAATTAA
- the selB gene encoding selenocysteine-specific translation elongation factor: MKHIIIGTAGHIDHGKTALIKALTGRDTDTLEEEKKRGISINLGFTYFDLPSGKRAGIIDVPGHEKFIKNMLAGASGIDMVLLVIAADEGIMPQTREHLNILSLLDIKNGIVVVTKTDIVEKEWLDAVIEDIREYLKGTFLQDADIVPVSSVTGKGIDTLVKLIDRLSDKVAAKDEGGIFRLPIDRVFTISGFGTVITGTLISGKIDEGDKIEIFPVKVETRARSIQVHEQPVKTAYAGQRVAINIANIKVEDIRRGYVAASIKSMEPSTMIDCRLNYLKDAGKPLKNRERVRVYQGTEELFGRVILLEDEELKPGESSLVQIRLESPISALSGDKYIIRRYSPMFTIGGGTIINSNAKKHKRFDREVIDELAKMEKGDLDEIIENETLKTSADFPDAKHLAKSTGKGLNEVGSIIDRLIKSRRLVAFSIGDSYCYVHRKYIDEIANKFRAILGQFHEKYPLRPGMSKEELKSRALKSSVKQNIFDDLLVMLKDMKEIKISNKYISLYDFEIRLDSRQEDIKQKIMKLYGQAGINVPKTSEVIDNFGADKEAAGMVLGFLMDNGQLVKINEDMIISRDTYDGSISALKGFINKYGDINLAQYRDLLKTTRKYAVSLLEYFDDNKITKRIGDKRILI, from the coding sequence ATGAAACATATTATTATAGGTACGGCGGGTCATATAGACCATGGGAAAACAGCTCTGATAAAAGCCCTTACCGGCAGGGATACCGATACGCTTGAGGAGGAGAAGAAAAGAGGCATCTCTATAAATCTCGGTTTTACTTACTTTGATCTGCCTTCGGGCAAAAGGGCGGGTATTATCGATGTACCCGGCCATGAAAAATTTATAAAGAATATGCTTGCCGGGGCAAGCGGCATAGACATGGTGCTTTTGGTTATAGCGGCCGATGAAGGGATAATGCCTCAGACGAGGGAACATCTTAATATTTTATCCCTTCTTGATATAAAAAACGGAATAGTCGTAGTTACCAAGACTGACATTGTTGAGAAGGAATGGCTGGATGCTGTTATAGAAGATATAAGGGAATATTTGAAAGGTACATTTTTGCAGGATGCAGATATCGTGCCGGTATCATCCGTTACAGGAAAGGGCATCGATACGCTTGTAAAACTGATCGATAGGCTGTCCGATAAAGTAGCTGCAAAGGATGAAGGAGGCATATTCAGGCTGCCGATCGACAGGGTATTTACGATAAGCGGTTTTGGAACAGTAATAACAGGAACATTAATCAGCGGTAAAATCGATGAGGGTGACAAAATCGAAATATTCCCTGTAAAGGTTGAGACAAGGGCAAGGAGCATACAGGTGCATGAACAGCCTGTAAAGACAGCATATGCAGGACAGAGGGTGGCTATAAATATTGCAAACATCAAGGTGGAAGATATAAGAAGAGGATATGTTGCAGCCTCCATAAAAAGCATGGAACCTTCTACAATGATCGATTGCAGGCTCAATTATCTGAAGGATGCAGGGAAACCGCTTAAAAACAGGGAAAGGGTCAGAGTATATCAGGGTACTGAGGAACTGTTCGGAAGAGTTATACTGCTTGAAGATGAAGAGCTCAAACCGGGTGAAAGCAGCCTTGTGCAGATAAGACTTGAAAGTCCCATTTCGGCTCTTTCAGGAGACAAATACATAATACGCCGTTACTCCCCCATGTTTACTATAGGAGGAGGTACCATCATAAATTCCAATGCAAAAAAGCATAAAAGGTTTGACAGGGAAGTTATAGATGAACTTGCAAAGATGGAAAAAGGCGATTTAGATGAAATAATAGAAAATGAAACGTTAAAAACCAGCGCTGATTTTCCTGATGCTAAGCATCTGGCAAAATCGACAGGGAAGGGCTTAAACGAAGTTGGCAGCATAATTGACCGCCTGATAAAGAGCAGAAGATTAGTCGCATTTTCTATAGGGGATAGTTATTGCTATGTCCATAGAAAGTATATAGATGAAATAGCGAATAAATTCAGGGCCATTCTTGGACAGTTTCATGAAAAGTATCCTTTAAGGCCGGGAATGTCGAAGGAAGAGCTTAAAAGCCGCGCATTAAAAAGCAGCGTCAAGCAGAACATATTCGATGACCTGCTTGTGATGTTAAAAGATATGAAAGAGATAAAAATAAGCAATAAATATATATCCCTATACGATTTTGAAATTAGACTTGACAGCAGGCAGGAGGATATAAAGCAAAAAATAATGAAGCTGTATGGACAGGCAGGAATAAATGTTCCCAAAACTTCCGAAGTGATTGATAACTTCGGTGCCGATAAAGAAGCTGCAGGCATGGTACTTGGATTTTTAATGGATAATGGGCAACTTGTTAAAATAAATGAAGACATGATTATTTCAAGGGATACGTATGATGGTTCTATTTCCGCATTAAAGGGATTTATAAATAAATATGGAGATATAAACCTTGCGCAGTACAGGGATCTTTTAAAGACTACAAGGAAATACGCCGTGTCCCTTCTTGAATATTTTGATGATAATAAGATTACGAAAAGGATAGGGGACAAAAGGATATTGATTTAA
- the selD gene encoding selenide, water dikinase SelD gives MKDIRLTQMTEKAGUAAKIGPETLAQVLRHIPKTDNPNLLVGIDTSDDASVYKISDDTAIIQTLDFFTPVVDDPYTFGQIAAANSLSDIYAMGGKPVLALNIVCFPTCLSPDVLGQILKGGADKVIEAGAVIAGGHSIDDNEPKYGLSVMGIINPEEVLTNSTARAGDLLILTKPLGTGIINTAIKGGIADERNIKDSVEVMSYLNKYASQIASKYNVHACTDITGFGFMGHLYEMVSSSHVSARVHHKEIPLIKGAKEFAGMGIIPSGAYRNRKYMEGKYLFGDFVEQNIKDIMFDPQTSGGLLISADKADAYKMISDLENIKTSCSIVGEVTKKQDYFIYVD, from the coding sequence ATGAAGGATATAAGGCTGACACAGATGACCGAAAAGGCCGGGTGAGCGGCAAAAATCGGGCCGGAAACCCTGGCGCAGGTGCTGCGTCACATACCAAAAACAGATAATCCCAACCTGCTTGTAGGAATAGATACATCTGATGATGCATCAGTGTACAAAATAAGTGATGATACTGCAATAATACAGACACTGGATTTTTTTACTCCTGTTGTCGATGATCCATATACATTTGGCCAGATAGCAGCTGCAAACTCGCTGAGCGACATATATGCAATGGGCGGCAAGCCTGTCCTTGCATTGAATATAGTATGTTTCCCGACATGCCTTTCACCTGATGTATTAGGACAAATACTAAAGGGAGGGGCGGATAAGGTAATCGAAGCCGGTGCCGTTATAGCCGGAGGACATTCGATAGATGATAATGAACCAAAGTATGGGCTGTCCGTGATGGGGATCATAAACCCTGAAGAAGTGCTCACAAATTCCACTGCCAGGGCAGGAGATTTATTGATACTGACGAAGCCTCTTGGTACGGGCATCATAAATACCGCAATAAAAGGCGGTATAGCTGACGAAAGAAATATCAAAGATTCCGTTGAGGTAATGTCGTATCTCAATAAATATGCTTCTCAAATTGCCTCGAAGTATAACGTGCATGCGTGCACCGATATCACGGGATTCGGCTTTATGGGACATTTGTATGAGATGGTATCATCAAGCCATGTATCTGCAAGGGTACATCATAAAGAAATACCGCTTATAAAAGGTGCAAAAGAATTTGCCGGCATGGGAATAATACCTTCAGGGGCATACAGAAATAGAAAATATATGGAAGGCAAATATTTATTCGGCGATTTTGTCGAGCAAAATATAAAGGACATAATGTTTGATCCTCAAACTTCGGGAGGGCTTTTGATCTCGGCGGATAAAGCTGATGCGTATAAAATGATATCAGATCTCGAAAACATAAAAACAAGCTGCAGCATAGTTGGGGAGGTTACAAAAAAGCAGGATTATTTTATTTATGTTGATTAG
- a CDS encoding calcium-translocating P-type ATPase, SERCA-type, producing the protein MNDSEWYNLKNNHVLKNLNSNVNGLTDEQVELRQGKYGLNQLNPKKGKSIWKMLAEQFSDVLVIILIIAAVISGMLGEISDSIVILFVVVLDAVLGIIQEDRAEKSLASLKKLTSPMAVVRRQGKTFKIHSKDLVIGDIINLEAGNLVPADCRIMESFNLKAEESSLTGESVPVEKISEVIDERNIPLGDRKNMLFASSLITYGRCTAVVTETGMHTQIGRIAEMIQEDDDKLTPLQEKLEELGKVLGIAAILICATIFAIGILQKRPYFSMFMTSVSLAVAAIPEGLAAVVTIVLAIGVQRMIKKNVIIRKLPAIETLGSASVICSDKTGTLTQNKMTVMKIFTDNKLLVPKQIVTDKNTGMMFKIMALCNDSSIYKENGIVKSVGDPTETALVEFCDKFEIDKKEYDIKYKRVGEIPFDSERKLMTTINEFDGKYKVLVKGAPDVLLKRCKFILDENGIRPLNDDDVKKIKYANESMARDALRVLAAAYKDLDALPESKDSKALENDLILAGLIGMMDPPREEAKQAVDICKKAGIIPVMITGDHVTTAVAIAKELNILDDRHEAISGEELDGIPDEELASDIEKYRVYARVSPEHKVKIVKAWQSRGYICAMTGDGVNDAPALRKADIGAAMGITGTDVAKEASDMVITDDNFATIVSAVEEGRTIFSNIKKSIHYLLSCNAGEIITLLIATIMGWEEPLIPIHILWINLITDSLPALALGLDPKEKDIMDRKPRKPEEGFFSGGIVTRIIFGGLMIGAVSLFAYSIGLRDNLKTAQTMTFVVLGMSQLAHAYNVRSDKKSLFKIGPFSNKYLVAATTCSVILQLLAVIVPAFRSIFKVASLSLLEWIAAAVLSFMPVIIVEIRKVVTR; encoded by the coding sequence ATGAATGATAGTGAATGGTATAATTTAAAAAACAATCATGTGTTAAAAAATCTGAACAGCAACGTGAATGGATTGACAGATGAGCAAGTAGAGCTTCGGCAGGGCAAATACGGCCTGAATCAGTTGAATCCTAAAAAGGGCAAGTCCATATGGAAGATGCTTGCCGAACAATTTTCAGATGTTCTTGTAATAATATTGATAATTGCAGCGGTTATTTCAGGCATGCTGGGGGAAATAAGCGATTCCATCGTCATACTGTTTGTCGTCGTACTCGATGCCGTCCTTGGCATCATCCAGGAAGACAGGGCTGAAAAATCACTGGCTTCCCTTAAAAAGCTTACATCACCCATGGCAGTTGTAAGAAGGCAGGGGAAAACGTTTAAGATTCATTCAAAGGATCTCGTGATAGGTGACATAATAAATCTTGAAGCCGGAAACTTAGTACCTGCTGATTGCAGGATTATGGAATCATTTAATTTAAAGGCTGAGGAGTCTTCTCTTACCGGAGAATCGGTGCCCGTTGAAAAAATTTCTGAAGTAATAGATGAAAGAAATATACCTCTTGGCGATAGAAAAAATATGCTTTTCGCATCATCGTTGATAACATATGGAAGATGTACTGCTGTAGTCACGGAAACCGGGATGCATACGCAGATAGGCAGAATTGCCGAAATGATCCAGGAAGATGACGACAAGCTCACACCGCTTCAGGAAAAGCTTGAAGAGCTTGGTAAGGTTCTTGGCATCGCCGCTATACTTATCTGCGCGACAATATTCGCTATAGGCATATTGCAAAAAAGGCCCTATTTCAGTATGTTTATGACATCTGTAAGCCTCGCTGTTGCAGCGATACCCGAGGGGCTTGCCGCCGTTGTGACGATTGTACTTGCAATAGGCGTGCAGAGGATGATAAAGAAAAATGTAATAATACGAAAATTGCCGGCAATAGAGACATTGGGCAGTGCAAGCGTTATATGTTCCGATAAAACAGGCACGCTGACGCAGAATAAGATGACGGTAATGAAGATATTTACAGATAATAAATTGCTGGTGCCTAAGCAGATTGTGACCGATAAAAATACCGGTATGATGTTTAAGATAATGGCTCTTTGCAACGATTCAAGCATTTATAAGGAGAACGGGATAGTAAAATCAGTCGGGGATCCTACGGAAACGGCGCTCGTTGAATTTTGCGACAAGTTCGAAATAGATAAAAAAGAATATGATATAAAGTATAAAAGAGTAGGGGAGATTCCGTTTGACTCCGAAAGAAAGCTTATGACTACGATAAACGAATTTGATGGGAAATATAAAGTCCTTGTAAAAGGCGCTCCCGATGTGCTTTTAAAAAGATGCAAGTTTATTTTAGATGAGAATGGAATAAGGCCTTTGAATGATGATGACGTTAAAAAAATCAAATATGCCAACGAATCCATGGCAAGGGATGCTTTAAGGGTGCTAGCAGCAGCATATAAGGATTTGGATGCCCTACCGGAAAGCAAAGACAGCAAGGCTCTGGAAAATGATCTTATCTTGGCGGGGCTTATAGGGATGATGGATCCTCCCAGAGAAGAAGCTAAACAAGCTGTCGATATATGCAAGAAGGCCGGGATAATACCCGTTATGATTACAGGGGATCATGTAACGACTGCAGTGGCTATAGCCAAGGAGCTGAACATACTTGATGACAGACATGAAGCTATAAGTGGGGAAGAACTTGATGGCATTCCGGATGAAGAACTTGCATCCGATATTGAAAAATACCGCGTATATGCTAGGGTGTCACCGGAGCATAAGGTTAAAATCGTAAAGGCATGGCAAAGCAGGGGATATATCTGTGCCATGACAGGCGATGGGGTAAATGATGCGCCGGCCTTAAGGAAGGCAGACATAGGAGCGGCGATGGGCATTACCGGGACGGATGTCGCTAAGGAAGCTTCTGATATGGTAATTACAGATGACAACTTCGCAACGATAGTCTCAGCAGTAGAAGAAGGAAGAACGATATTTTCAAACATAAAAAAATCCATACATTACCTTTTATCATGTAATGCAGGGGAGATTATAACACTGCTTATTGCCACAATCATGGGCTGGGAGGAGCCTTTGATACCTATACATATTTTATGGATAAATCTTATAACTGATTCGCTGCCTGCGCTGGCTCTTGGACTGGATCCCAAGGAAAAGGATATAATGGACAGGAAACCCAGAAAACCAGAAGAAGGCTTTTTCTCAGGTGGAATAGTTACCAGAATAATTTTCGGCGGATTGATGATAGGAGCCGTTTCTTTGTTTGCATATTCGATAGGGCTCAGGGATAATTTAAAGACTGCTCAGACTATGACATTTGTGGTGCTTGGAATGTCGCAGCTTGCACATGCGTATAATGTAAGGTCCGATAAAAAATCGCTATTTAAAATAGGACCGTTTTCAAATAAGTATCTTGTCGCCGCGACAACATGCTCGGTGATTTTGCAGCTTTTGGCAGTAATTGTTCCGGCATTCAGAAGCATATTCAAGGTTGCATCCCTTAGTTTATTGGAATGGATTGCTGCTGCCGTGCTTTCATTTATGCCTGTGATTATTGTTGAGATAAGAAAGGTTGTAACAAGATAA
- a CDS encoding HD-GYP domain-containing protein — MFKGLNFKTKAYLIFIYLLALLLIIFCFKKYGFNINASLSEVVLFCFLKVVSESLQVYFNNMTISTGFTITLASMVIFNPVFVIIVITIGMLFRVVKNNNKYYHIFNTPAYKTLFNISLINICFIVSSQIYEACGGRYGNPEMKDVIFPIFLFGIVFWILNWALLCLLMHYWRDMRFSSVIFQNSKVVFLGIICMIPLGIIILEAYKAYGYIGVLVIFGPIMLARYSFVMYSNMKKAYVDTVKALSLAIEAKDKYTEGHSMRVFEYAEKIARNMKYSEEHIENLRIASLLHDIGKIGIPEAILNKPGRLSEDEYAVIKQHPVIGANIIKDVDALKKSPKIVRWHHERYDGKGYPDGIGGDDIPLDAYIISIADAFDAMRSDRPYRRAMTKSQAVNIIKDERGKQFHPKVADVFLDILKSEGDK, encoded by the coding sequence ATGTTTAAGGGATTGAATTTTAAAACGAAGGCGTATCTTATATTTATATACTTGCTTGCACTTTTACTGATCATATTTTGTTTCAAAAAGTATGGATTCAATATAAATGCAAGTTTATCAGAAGTAGTATTATTCTGTTTTCTGAAGGTTGTAAGCGAATCGCTTCAGGTTTATTTCAACAATATGACTATAAGCACAGGGTTTACGATAACGCTTGCTTCTATGGTAATATTTAATCCTGTATTTGTAATTATTGTAATAACGATCGGGATGCTTTTTAGAGTTGTAAAGAATAATAATAAGTACTATCATATTTTTAATACTCCTGCTTATAAGACTCTTTTTAATATTTCTCTCATAAATATCTGCTTTATAGTAAGTTCTCAGATATATGAAGCATGTGGGGGAAGATATGGGAATCCTGAGATGAAAGATGTTATATTCCCTATTTTTTTATTTGGAATAGTATTTTGGATTCTAAACTGGGCTCTATTATGTTTGTTAATGCATTATTGGAGAGATATGAGATTCTCTAGTGTCATTTTTCAAAATTCTAAGGTAGTATTTTTAGGAATTATATGTATGATACCTCTGGGAATTATTATTTTAGAAGCATATAAGGCTTATGGTTACATAGGCGTACTTGTCATATTCGGACCAATAATGCTTGCCCGTTATAGCTTTGTTATGTATTCGAACATGAAAAAGGCGTATGTGGACACGGTAAAAGCGCTGTCCCTTGCAATAGAGGCAAAGGATAAATATACCGAGGGGCACTCTATGAGGGTTTTTGAATATGCCGAAAAGATAGCAAGAAATATGAAATACAGCGAGGAGCACATAGAAAACCTCAGGATAGCATCGCTGCTTCACGATATAGGAAAGATAGGGATACCTGAGGCTATTTTAAATAAGCCCGGCAGGCTCAGCGAGGATGAATATGCTGTTATAAAGCAGCATCCGGTAATAGGGGCTAACATCATAAAAGATGTGGATGCTTTAAAAAAGTCCCCAAAAATAGTCAGGTGGCACCATGAAAGGTATGATGGCAAGGGTTATCCTGATGGCATAGGCGGAGATGATATACCGCTGGATGCATACATAATATCCATTGCCGATGCATTTGATGCAATGCGTTCGGACAGGCCCTATAGAAGAGCTATGACGAAGTCTCAGGCTGTAAATATAATAAAAGATGAAAGAGGAAAGCAGTTTCATCCAAAAGTAGCCGATGTTTTTCTGGACATATTGAAATCCGAAGGTGATAAATGA
- the selA gene encoding L-seryl-tRNA(Sec) selenium transferase yields MDKKQLLNAIPKVDEILNTKDILDITVSVPRHIVADATREVLENVREDIINDKCDTIDIKNIICDIKDMAIQKNRNHLRRVINASGIIIHTNLGRSLLCSEAIDAVSSAARHYCNLEFDIEKKQRGSRYSHIEWIIREITGAESAMAVNNNAAAVLLALSTLCKNREAVVSRGELVEIGGSFRIPDVMELSGAKLIEVGTTNRTHLYDYENAISENTGALLKIHTSNYRIVGFTESVSGRDIAPLAHKNDVPVIMDIGSGNFVDFTKYGISGEPTVQDAIKSGIDIVTFSGDKMLGGPQAGLIVGKKKYIDLMKKNPLTRAVRLDKMTIAALEATLRKYLDIEDAVKTIPTLRMITLSADELEKKAVKLLNMIKNSAGDYADLSIMREYSEVGGGSMPLENLPTFAVSIKPLNITINELEKGLRNASIPIIARTYKDSLLMDARTIGDDEFNIIADTLYHILRGV; encoded by the coding sequence ATGGATAAAAAACAATTGTTGAACGCCATTCCGAAAGTGGATGAAATTTTAAACACTAAAGATATTTTAGATATTACAGTTTCTGTTCCAAGGCATATTGTAGCGGATGCGACAAGAGAAGTGCTTGAAAATGTAAGGGAAGATATAATAAATGATAAATGCGATACTATCGATATTAAAAATATCATCTGTGATATAAAGGATATGGCCATACAAAAAAATCGAAATCATTTAAGAAGAGTTATTAATGCATCAGGTATAATAATACATACGAATTTAGGCAGGTCATTGCTGTGCAGCGAAGCGATAGATGCTGTTTCAAGCGCTGCAAGGCATTACTGCAATCTTGAATTTGATATAGAAAAAAAGCAAAGGGGCTCCAGGTACAGCCATATAGAGTGGATAATCAGGGAGATTACAGGTGCTGAATCCGCAATGGCTGTAAACAACAATGCCGCTGCAGTGCTGCTTGCATTGAGTACTCTTTGCAAAAATAGAGAGGCCGTAGTATCGAGGGGGGAGCTTGTCGAAATAGGCGGCTCCTTCAGAATACCTGATGTAATGGAACTTAGCGGAGCAAAACTTATAGAAGTTGGGACAACCAATAGAACGCATCTTTATGATTATGAAAACGCTATAAGTGAAAATACTGGTGCTCTTTTGAAGATACATACCAGCAACTATAGAATAGTAGGGTTTACGGAATCCGTAAGCGGCAGAGATATAGCGCCGCTCGCCCATAAAAATGATGTGCCGGTCATAATGGATATAGGCAGCGGAAACTTCGTAGATTTCACTAAATACGGAATTTCAGGCGAACCTACGGTGCAGGATGCAATAAAATCAGGTATAGATATAGTAACGTTCAGCGGCGACAAAATGTTAGGCGGACCCCAGGCTGGTCTGATAGTCGGAAAGAAAAAGTATATAGATTTGATGAAAAAAAATCCACTCACAAGGGCTGTAAGGCTGGACAAGATGACAATAGCTGCTCTGGAGGCTACTCTTAGGAAATACCTGGACATAGAAGATGCTGTAAAGACGATCCCTACATTAAGGATGATAACTTTAAGCGCCGATGAACTTGAGAAAAAGGCTGTTAAGCTTTTGAACATGATTAAAAATAGCGCCGGAGATTATGCTGATTTGAGCATAATGAGGGAATATTCGGAAGTTGGAGGGGGCTCAATGCCTCTTGAGAACCTCCCGACTTTTGCGGTATCCATTAAGCCGCTGAATATAACAATAAATGAACTCGAGAAAGGATTAAGAAATGCTTCCATACCCATAATCGCAAGAACTTATAAAGATTCCCTGCTCATGGACGCAAGGACCATAGGCGATGATGAATTTAACATAATCGCAGATACGCTTTACCATATCTTAAGAGGTGTCTGA